ATTGTCCTAATAAAATCTATCATAGGGGCCTGTACCGAAGACTGAACAAGATCACCCCTGGGAGAAAGTGTAGGTATCTCTGAAAAGCCCTTGAGACGCGCTATTTCTTCCACAATATCTATCTCTTCAGAGACATCAAAACGAAAGGAAGGAACACTGACCTCAACTACGCCATCTTCCTTGGGTCCTTCTACCTGTTTAAAACCAACTCGGTCCAATAGATCTATCTGTTCCTGATCGTCGACCTCAATACCAGAAAGTCTTCTAATCCTCTCAGGTCTGAATCTAACTGTTCTGTCGCGATATGGACGTGGATATGAGTCCACCTCTCCCTGGATCTCGCCCCCGGCTATCATGGTAATGAGATCAGCGCAACGCCTAAGGGCAATTTCCACGTTTTTTGGGTCAACCCAGCGCTCAAACCTATAGCTGGCCTCTGTGTTCAGCTTTAGGGCCTTCCTTGTACGTCTTATCTGGTTGGGTTCAAACCATGCGCTTTCGAGGAGCACGTCTTGGGTATTTTCTGAAACCTCAGAATTGGCCCCACCCATGATTCCAGCTACAGCTACTGCCCGGTCCCTGTCTGCAATGACGAGCATATCTGAGGTGAGTGTGCGTACCTTGTGGTCCAGGGTCTCGATTGTCTCTCCATCCCCTGCCCTTCTCACCCTGATCTCTGGCCCTTTTAAAAGATTCAAATCAAAGGCATGCAGAGGCTGCCCAAGTTCAAGAAGGCACAGGTTTGTACAATCAACGACATTATTAATGGGGCGAATCCCCATGGAGAGCAGCTTAAATTTCAGCCATGCAGGAGATTCCTGGACCTTGACCCCACGAATAACTGTTGCCATATAGCGCATGCAAAACTCTGGAGACTCGATAGTCACTGGAAAATCTATGTGTTTTCCCCTGCCCCGCTCAGCACTCTCCATAATTGGGGCCACATTTAATGGGGATGAAAATAGTGCACTTACCTCTCTGGAGATACCAAGGACACTCAGACAATCTGCCCTATTTGGAGTTATGCCTATCTCCAGGACCCAGTCATCAAGGTCGTAAAATTCTCCCAAGGGTACTCCGGCAGTATCCACCCCTAGAGAGCTTAGATCCCAAATCCCTGATCCATCCTCGCCAAGGAGTAGTTCCTGCATTGAGGCAAGCATCCCCTGGGACGTGACTCCCATTATCTCCTTTTCTTCTATAACGATACCATTTGGTAGCGCAGTACCTGG
The genomic region above belongs to Dissulfuribacter thermophilus and contains:
- the pheT gene encoding phenylalanine--tRNA ligase subunit beta, which translates into the protein MLCLGSWLKEFVSLNQGVSYQEVADALTMAGLEVEGLYEAFGDLKRGVISCVVEEVSELKGSRKLKLTRCFDGKEKRTVVCGAPNVKPGMIAPLVLPGTALPNGIVIEEKEIMGVTSQGMLASMQELLLGEDGSGIWDLSSLGVDTAGVPLGEFYDLDDWVLEIGITPNRADCLSVLGISREVSALFSSPLNVAPIMESAERGRGKHIDFPVTIESPEFCMRYMATVIRGVKVQESPAWLKFKLLSMGIRPINNVVDCTNLCLLELGQPLHAFDLNLLKGPEIRVRRAGDGETIETLDHKVRTLTSDMLVIADRDRAVAVAGIMGGANSEVSENTQDVLLESAWFEPNQIRRTRKALKLNTEASYRFERWVDPKNVEIALRRCADLITMIAGGEIQGEVDSYPRPYRDRTVRFRPERIRRLSGIEVDDQEQIDLLDRVGFKQVEGPKEDGVVEVSVPSFRFDVSEEIDIVEEIARLKGFSEIPTLSPRGDLVQSSVQAPMIDFIRTIKDIFIEQGVFEIISYSFCSRRELDALGFPEGHEIREPISILNPLTEEHSVMRTSLVPSLLQAVRRNISRKNLNLRLFEQGRCFFKDESSPTGVREEERLMCVLTGKRFPEHWAWQDNDVDVYDVKGLAENCLRKLRIKDWSFKVAEAPLPYYSDDCFAYCVTDDGSIIGCIGRISPKCLSFWDIEVPVYALELNLETLIKAPRVPKNMEPLPKFPASERDIAVVLDDAITYGELEQFISELDVDYLEDFFIFDLYKGKPIPKGKKSVAIRFIYRAKDRTLTDEEVSMTHRTLVDSILKRFEAELRA